Proteins encoded within one genomic window of Bacteroides sedimenti:
- a CDS encoding DUF1697 domain-containing protein, translating to MNIYIALLRGINVGGKNMIKMPELKKALEAIGLNAVQTYIQSGNVIFESDEEEATLQVIIENKIEAAFGFPVKVVLRMLAELEKMILDCPFSKDEISEAESLSDKECLYVALLSTVPQKDKTEYLNAYRSDSDDYRIIGRDVYLLFRNSISKSKLANNLQKLDETVTIRNWKTLNKLVLLAKEI from the coding sequence ATGAATATTTATATTGCATTACTTAGAGGAATTAATGTAGGCGGAAAGAATATGATAAAGATGCCTGAATTAAAGAAAGCATTGGAAGCGATTGGACTTAATGCAGTGCAAACGTATATTCAAAGTGGTAATGTGATATTCGAATCGGATGAAGAGGAAGCGACTCTTCAAGTTATAATAGAAAATAAGATTGAGGCAGCTTTTGGCTTTCCGGTAAAGGTGGTGTTGAGAATGCTGGCTGAATTAGAAAAAATGATCCTTGATTGTCCTTTCTCAAAGGATGAGATATCGGAAGCAGAATCTTTGTCAGATAAAGAATGCTTGTATGTAGCGCTATTGTCTACAGTTCCCCAAAAAGATAAAACAGAATATCTTAACGCATATAGAAGTGATAGTGATGATTACCGTATTATAGGCAGAGACGTGTATCTGTTATTTCGTAATAGCATTAGTAAATCTAAGCTTGCCAATAACTTGCAGAAGCTTGATGAAACAGTAACTATCCGCAACTGGAAGACTTTAAATAAGCTTGTTCTGTTGGCAAAAGAGATATAA
- a CDS encoding PhzF family phenazine biosynthesis protein: MADNYLENQYEQYQARKAAWEKARKYGNKRTTTANQAKSANPVAASETDTKNKFTYRKLDAFTSGNSKGNPAACLYLDKDQHLTDEEMLNIAKDHKGFVSEVVYCIPLDDNAYRLRYYSSECEVEFCGHGTIACMYNLVKSNKELAEVKEITIKTNKSNLKVYNELQSLDTVFVTAPDRECLNLKPSLTDIASNLGTSPETIDQQNPIMLIDAGLRTLIVPITDLDNILGLLPDEQKLKDFCVNNDIDIILVFTNDVADKSNRIRTRVFAPKFGYLEDPATGSGNSAMGYYMLKNQLWDGHPVSIEQNGEKELFNIVKLKAVDGKVLFGGNAVVKIQGDYYL, translated from the coding sequence ATGGCAGACAATTATTTAGAAAATCAATACGAACAATACCAAGCTAGGAAGGCAGCATGGGAGAAAGCTCGCAAGTATGGTAATAAGAGAACAACTACAGCTAATCAGGCGAAATCAGCAAACCCGGTTGCAGCCTCTGAAACTGATACCAAGAATAAATTCACTTACAGAAAACTGGATGCTTTTACCAGCGGAAATTCGAAAGGGAATCCTGCCGCCTGTCTGTATCTTGACAAAGATCAGCACTTAACTGATGAAGAGATGCTGAACATAGCAAAAGACCACAAAGGGTTTGTGTCTGAAGTAGTTTATTGCATTCCGCTTGATGATAATGCATACAGGCTGCGTTACTACTCTTCCGAATGCGAGGTGGAATTCTGCGGACACGGAACTATTGCATGTATGTACAATCTGGTAAAAAGTAATAAAGAACTGGCAGAGGTAAAGGAAATTACCATTAAAACCAATAAAAGCAATTTGAAAGTATATAACGAACTCCAGTCTCTTGATACAGTATTTGTAACAGCTCCCGATCGTGAATGCCTCAATCTGAAACCGAGCCTCACAGATATAGCTTCTAATCTTGGAACTTCGCCTGAAACTATTGATCAGCAAAATCCCATTATGTTGATTGATGCCGGTTTAAGAACATTAATCGTTCCGATTACAGATTTAGATAACATTCTTGGTTTACTTCCCGATGAACAAAAACTGAAAGACTTCTGCGTTAATAATGATATAGATATAATACTCGTTTTTACCAATGATGTAGCCGATAAATCAAATAGAATCAGGACCCGTGTCTTCGCTCCCAAATTTGGTTATCTTGAAGATCCCGCAACCGGTTCCGGAAATTCGGCAATGGGATATTACATGCTGAAGAATCAATTATGGGATGGTCACCCTGTTTCTATTGAACAGAATGGAGAAAAGGAACTTTTTAATATTGTGAAGCTCAAGGCTGTAGATGGTAAAGTCCTTTTTGGTGGTAATGCTGTTGTTAAGATTCAGGGAGATTATTATTTGTAA
- a CDS encoding TlpA disulfide reductase family protein: MKKCCILLPLLFLLITNSFGQKAKQPNFKINGTINADSGTVRLFFYREYIPNKEKVLEAQIKNNKFSISGYIPEPQSVSIRIDERYRSSDFIIEKGPQTISINIDSIDKTPDVNNKTMINEYPKFSAFCDPINIKNELYDHRCDSLLKLYNYNLPESIKSDLRKESDIIYEESHKFHLQYSKMNPNSNVAFWMLIRKMGWGYEPIFDSIYNCFSNELKNSYAGKVLSRKLKIGSVLSVGKQFPLLQCVNTNNEKFTLDIFSKNNLTLVDFWYSQCNPCRSQFNTLKDLYKQFSDKGFEIIGISVDRATNKELWENTIINDKLIWKQYWDKDTKEANRLSINAFPTNFLIDSTGKIIAKNITLGELEKLLNKSLK, from the coding sequence ATGAAAAAGTGTTGTATATTACTTCCTTTACTATTTTTACTAATAACTAATTCGTTTGGGCAAAAAGCGAAACAACCGAACTTTAAAATTAATGGTACCATAAACGCAGATTCAGGAACGGTGCGCCTCTTTTTTTACCGTGAATATATTCCAAACAAAGAAAAAGTGTTGGAAGCGCAAATTAAGAATAATAAATTCTCAATATCAGGATATATCCCTGAACCGCAAAGTGTTTCAATTCGTATCGACGAACGTTATCGATCATCGGATTTTATTATCGAAAAAGGGCCGCAAACCATTTCTATAAATATAGATTCGATAGATAAAACACCTGACGTTAATAACAAGACAATGATTAATGAATATCCTAAATTCTCAGCCTTTTGTGATCCAATAAACATTAAGAATGAATTATACGACCATAGATGTGATAGTTTATTAAAGCTATATAATTACAACTTACCCGAATCAATAAAATCTGATCTAAGAAAAGAAAGCGACATAATATACGAAGAAAGCCATAAATTTCATTTGCAATACAGCAAAATGAATCCAAACTCCAATGTTGCATTTTGGATGCTTATTCGTAAAATGGGCTGGGGATACGAACCAATTTTTGATTCCATTTACAACTGCTTTTCTAATGAACTTAAAAACAGCTATGCCGGTAAGGTTTTAAGCAGAAAGCTTAAAATTGGCAGCGTGCTTTCAGTAGGAAAACAATTCCCGCTCTTGCAGTGTGTAAACACCAACAATGAAAAGTTTACGTTGGATATTTTCTCAAAGAATAATTTAACATTAGTTGATTTTTGGTACAGCCAATGCAATCCATGCAGGTCACAATTCAATACTTTGAAAGACTTGTATAAACAATTTAGTGACAAAGGTTTTGAAATAATTGGAATATCTGTTGATAGAGCTACAAACAAAGAACTTTGGGAGAATACTATTATCAACGATAAACTTATTTGGAAACAATACTGGGACAAAGATACAAAAGAGGCAAATAGGTTATCTATTAATGCTTTCCCAACTAATTTCCTGATAGACAGCACTGGGAAAATAATTGCAAAAAATATTACTTTGGGTGAGTTGGAGAAGCTCTTAAACAAAAGTTTAAAATAA
- a CDS encoding DKNYY domain-containing protein translates to MKKRKSLFKYMFFTCIILQLLGCEDYGEGYRIKKDGVYRYSWNPVVSSEPREWLIKGADPKTFQICDKSDCGKDKNHVYYKDNIIFDADPKTFESIDWLYGKDSKHVFYYEAYARSDSLISGIVSGANPDSFHKNKDDNYTDGKDVYYKNFPFHVYDIKTFVRVDHFGFVRKDKKYYYLISLSGLKDTAPMRYPLADYKTFHVLKEGNSVLESPYMADKEKVYYDSLVVEEADVKSFVALNYNYGKDRHRIYYNHKPLVKADFKTFRVDCLDSAHDAKHVYKRDRIVK, encoded by the coding sequence GTTTTTTACCTGTATAATACTTCAATTGCTTGGCTGTGAAGATTATGGCGAAGGGTACCGTATTAAAAAAGATGGAGTTTATCGTTATTCTTGGAATCCTGTTGTTAGTTCAGAGCCTCGTGAATGGCTTATTAAAGGTGCTGATCCTAAAACATTTCAAATATGTGATAAATCAGATTGCGGAAAGGATAAGAATCATGTTTATTATAAAGACAATATTATTTTCGATGCAGACCCCAAAACGTTTGAATCGATAGACTGGTTATACGGAAAAGATAGCAAGCACGTTTTCTATTATGAAGCATATGCACGCTCTGATAGTTTAATTTCAGGTATTGTATCAGGTGCAAATCCTGATTCTTTTCATAAAAATAAGGATGACAATTATACGGATGGAAAAGATGTGTACTATAAAAACTTTCCTTTTCATGTTTATGATATTAAAACTTTTGTACGCGTGGATCATTTTGGATTCGTACGCAAGGATAAAAAATATTATTATTTGATTTCTCTTTCTGGGTTAAAAGATACAGCTCCAATGAGATATCCACTTGCCGATTATAAAACATTTCATGTTTTGAAAGAGGGTAATTCTGTTCTTGAATCGCCATATATGGCTGATAAGGAGAAGGTTTATTATGACTCTCTTGTGGTTGAAGAGGCTGATGTAAAAAGTTTTGTTGCTCTAAATTATAATTATGGTAAAGATCGTCATAGAATTTATTATAATCATAAGCCGTTAGTTAAAGCTGATTTTAAAACTTTCCGTGTTGATTGTCTTGATTCTGCTCATGATGCCAAACATGTTTATAAAAGAGATCGTATTGTAAAATAA